One Campylobacter massiliensis DNA window includes the following coding sequences:
- a CDS encoding NAD(P)-binding domain-containing protein encodes MSDVYDIIVIGGGPCGIATVVEARANGLKKVLLLEKGDNHSQTIRKFYKDNKRVDKEYKGQDSTIHGIVSFEDGTKESTLDYFDKLLDEEKIEAVFNSEVESVKKKDGLFFVHTAKGDYQAKNVMISIGKMGRPNKPDYKIPPSLNNVINFNLNSCSSGEKVLVVGGGNSAVEYAIELCQYNKTTLAYRKDKFSRVNDVNVTALWELEKANKLKVRLNHDITEIENESGRVRVHFSNGKIRVYDRVVYAIGGSTPVDFLQKCGVELDADKDPVVNEHYESSVGGLYIGGDIVLKNGGSIVLALNHAHKVVQDIKEK; translated from the coding sequence ATGAGCGATGTTTACGACATTATCGTGATAGGCGGCGGCCCTTGCGGTATCGCGACCGTCGTAGAGGCGAGAGCCAATGGATTAAAAAAAGTTTTGCTTCTCGAAAAGGGCGACAACCACAGCCAAACTATAAGAAAATTTTACAAAGACAATAAGCGCGTGGATAAAGAGTATAAAGGTCAGGATAGCACCATTCACGGTATCGTGTCCTTTGAGGACGGCACTAAGGAGAGCACGCTTGATTATTTTGATAAGTTGCTAGACGAGGAAAAGATCGAGGCCGTGTTTAACTCCGAGGTCGAAAGCGTAAAGAAAAAGGACGGTTTGTTTTTCGTGCACACCGCAAAGGGCGACTATCAAGCCAAAAACGTGATGATAAGTATCGGTAAAATGGGACGCCCGAACAAACCTGATTACAAGATCCCGCCTTCGCTAAATAACGTTATAAATTTTAACCTAAACTCCTGTTCTAGCGGCGAAAAAGTTCTCGTAGTAGGCGGCGGAAACTCGGCCGTAGAGTACGCTATCGAGCTATGCCAATACAACAAAACTACGCTGGCGTACCGCAAGGATAAATTTAGCCGCGTAAACGACGTAAACGTAACGGCGCTATGGGAACTAGAAAAAGCAAATAAGCTAAAAGTGCGACTAAATCACGATATCACCGAGATCGAAAACGAATCCGGACGCGTGAGGGTGCACTTTTCAAACGGAAAAATCAGAGTCTACGACAGGGTCGTCTACGCCATCGGCGGCTCGACTCCGGTGGATTTTCTGCAAAAATGCGGAGTAGAGCTTGACGCAGATAAAGATCCGGTCGTAAACGAGCACTATGAAAGCAGCGTCGGCGGTCTATATATCGGCGGCGACATCGTGCTAAAAAACGGCGGCTCGATCGTGCTCGCGCTAAATCACGCGCATAAGGTAGTCCAAGACATCAAGGAAAAATAG
- a CDS encoding class II 3-deoxy-7-phosphoheptulonate synthase → MWSRDSWRKFNILQQPSYPDEVLLKKAEDKLKTMPPLVFAGEARNLKQDLAKVCNGEAFLLQGGDCAESFSNFNAVNIRDMFKVMLQMAIVLTFAGRCPVVKVGRVAGQFAKPRSSDYEEQGSVKLPSYRGDIINGFEFNPDARVPDPNRMIEAYYQSASTMNLLRAFSRGGLADLHEVNRWNLGFIKKPELDAKYGELARQLSQTLAFMGACGINASNTPAISETKVYTSHEALLLPYEEALTREDSLTGDWYDCSAHMLWIGERTRGVNDAHVHFLSGVHNPLGVKIGPNATAQDVIALANALNPQNEAGRLNVIIRMGADKIGERLPKILREVKREGLNIVYSIDPMHGNTIKAANGYKTREFDKILAEVQSFFEIHRAEGTHAGGVHLEMTGQDVTECTGGSFKLNEDDLAHRYETQCDPRLNADQSLELAFLIAEFLKKI, encoded by the coding sequence ATGTGGAGTAGAGATTCGTGGAGAAAATTTAATATCTTGCAGCAGCCTAGCTACCCCGACGAGGTCTTGCTAAAAAAGGCCGAAGATAAGCTAAAGACGATGCCGCCGCTAGTTTTTGCCGGAGAGGCTAGAAACCTAAAACAAGACCTTGCAAAAGTTTGCAACGGCGAGGCATTTTTGCTACAAGGGGGCGACTGTGCGGAGAGTTTTTCAAATTTTAACGCCGTAAATATCCGCGATATGTTTAAGGTAATGCTACAAATGGCGATCGTTTTAACCTTTGCCGGACGCTGCCCCGTCGTAAAAGTAGGGCGCGTGGCGGGTCAGTTTGCCAAGCCTAGAAGCTCGGACTACGAGGAGCAAGGCAGCGTAAAACTACCAAGCTACCGCGGCGACATCATAAACGGCTTTGAATTTAACCCAGATGCCCGCGTACCCGATCCAAACCGCATGATCGAGGCGTATTATCAAAGCGCATCCACGATGAACCTTCTTCGCGCCTTTTCTCGCGGCGGTCTAGCCGATCTGCACGAGGTAAATCGCTGGAACTTAGGCTTTATCAAAAAACCCGAGCTCGACGCTAAATACGGCGAGTTAGCCAGGCAGCTAAGCCAAACTCTAGCGTTTATGGGGGCTTGCGGCATAAACGCCTCAAATACGCCCGCAATCAGCGAAACTAAGGTCTACACCTCGCACGAGGCGCTTTTGCTGCCGTACGAGGAGGCGCTCACTAGAGAGGATAGCCTCACCGGCGACTGGTACGACTGCTCGGCGCATATGCTCTGGATCGGCGAGCGCACGCGCGGCGTAAACGACGCCCACGTACATTTTCTAAGCGGCGTACACAATCCTCTAGGCGTAAAGATCGGACCAAACGCAACCGCGCAGGACGTCATCGCGCTCGCAAATGCGCTAAATCCGCAAAACGAAGCGGGCAGACTAAACGTAATCATCAGAATGGGCGCGGATAAAATCGGCGAGCGGCTACCTAAAATCCTACGCGAAGTAAAACGCGAAGGGCTAAATATCGTATATAGCATCGATCCTATGCACGGCAACACGATAAAGGCGGCAAACGGCTACAAGACGCGCGAATTTGATAAAATCCTAGCCGAAGTGCAGAGCTTTTTTGAGATACATAGAGCCGAAGGCACGCATGCGGGCGGCGTGCATCTAGAGATGACGGGGCAGGACGTGACCGAGTGCACGGGCGGATCGTTTAAACTAAACGAGGATGATCTCGCGCACAGATACGAAACGCAGTGCGATCCGCGCCTAAACGCCGATCAGTCGCTAGAACTAGCGTTTTTAATCGCTGAGTTTTTAAAGAAAATTTAG
- the rarD gene encoding EamA family transporter RarD — MKDKNQTKIGFIYGLSVFMIWGVFPIYFKQLSALSATEIVAHRILWSVLLLFLLLKFGRKLGAAKKILSNKKTAFWLFVTGLLIAANWWIYVYAVNIGKIVETSLGYFINPLVNMLLGVLILKEKLSRAGKFAVGIVFVAIGVQIYDAGGLPIISIILPITFGFYSLIRKRLSVPSLEGLFVETALIAPIALVALFFVAASGQNHFSFSWFGLLIALCGPATVVPLLLFNSAATRLNLGTIGYLQYISPSMQLLLAVFYYGEQVSALKALSFLLIWSALAVVSFSAIYSKKSKISV, encoded by the coding sequence ATGAAGGACAAAAACCAAACCAAAATCGGCTTCATCTACGGCCTGTCGGTCTTTATGATCTGGGGCGTTTTTCCTATTTATTTTAAACAACTCAGCGCGCTTTCGGCTACCGAGATCGTCGCTCACCGTATCCTTTGGTCGGTGCTGCTTTTATTTTTACTGCTCAAATTTGGCCGCAAACTAGGCGCCGCAAAGAAAATTTTAAGTAACAAAAAAACCGCGTTTTGGCTATTTGTCACGGGGCTTCTAATCGCTGCCAACTGGTGGATCTACGTCTACGCCGTAAATATCGGCAAGATCGTGGAAACTAGCCTTGGATACTTCATAAATCCGCTCGTAAATATGCTCCTTGGCGTGCTGATTTTAAAAGAAAAGCTATCGCGCGCTGGCAAATTTGCCGTCGGCATCGTCTTTGTCGCTATCGGAGTGCAAATTTACGATGCGGGCGGCCTACCTATCATATCTATCATTTTGCCTATCACGTTTGGATTTTATTCGCTCATTAGAAAGCGCCTTAGCGTGCCCTCTTTAGAGGGGCTTTTCGTCGAAACCGCGCTCATAGCTCCCATTGCGCTCGTCGCGCTATTTTTCGTCGCAGCTAGCGGGCAAAATCACTTTAGCTTTTCGTGGTTCGGGCTCTTGATCGCTCTTTGCGGGCCTGCGACCGTCGTGCCGCTTTTGCTTTTTAACTCGGCGGCTACTAGGTTAAATTTGGGCACGATAGGCTATTTGCAGTATATCTCGCCTTCGATGCAGCTTTTGCTTGCCGTTTTTTACTACGGCGAGCAAGTTAGCGCGCTTAAGGCGCTGTCGTTTTTGCTGATCTGGAGCGCGCTTGCGGTGGTTAGCTTTAGCGCGATTTATAGTAAAAAAAGCAAAATTTCAGTATAA
- a CDS encoding aspartate carbamoyltransferase catalytic subunit — translation MSYTKKDLVTAANLTKDEIYHFLNLAKEFKALNNSETKKAKSLYGKTTVNAFFENSTRTRTSFEIAAKRLGADAINFTASSSSTKKGETLIDTIHNIVAMKTDIVVVRHYSSGAAKFIAENTDAHVVNAGDGLNEHPSQALLDLFTILENRGSLENLTVAIIGDIFHSRVARSNIYVLKTLGAKVKLFGPPMFLTGMEAFGCQICTDMREAVEDSDVIIMLRIQLERQDDEIAFPSVREYSKFFGLTANKMQYAKEGVMILHPGPINRGVEINSDVADDPRYSHVLNQVENGVAVRMAILDTLIKNKGAK, via the coding sequence ATGAGCTATACCAAAAAAGACCTCGTAACCGCTGCAAATTTAACCAAAGACGAAATTTATCATTTCCTAAATTTAGCCAAAGAGTTTAAAGCATTAAACAACTCCGAGACCAAAAAAGCAAAGTCGCTCTACGGCAAAACGACCGTAAACGCCTTTTTTGAAAACTCGACCAGGACGCGGACGAGCTTTGAGATCGCGGCCAAGCGCCTCGGAGCCGACGCTATAAATTTCACCGCCTCAAGCTCCAGCACCAAAAAAGGCGAAACACTCATCGACACCATCCATAACATCGTCGCGATGAAAACGGATATCGTAGTCGTGCGCCACTACAGCTCGGGCGCGGCTAAATTTATAGCTGAAAACACCGACGCTCACGTCGTAAACGCAGGCGACGGACTAAACGAACACCCTAGCCAGGCGCTGCTTGATCTCTTTACTATACTGGAAAATCGCGGCAGTCTAGAAAATCTCACGGTCGCCATCATCGGCGATATCTTTCACAGCCGCGTGGCGCGCTCAAATATCTACGTCCTAAAAACGCTCGGAGCCAAGGTTAAGCTCTTTGGTCCGCCGATGTTTTTAACTGGCATGGAGGCTTTTGGCTGTCAAATTTGCACCGATATGCGCGAGGCCGTCGAGGACTCGGACGTCATCATCATGCTGCGTATCCAGCTCGAGCGCCAGGATGATGAGATCGCATTTCCGTCCGTACGCGAATACTCCAAATTTTTCGGCCTAACCGCTAACAAAATGCAATACGCCAAAGAGGGCGTTATGATCCTGCACCCGGGTCCGATAAACCGCGGCGTCGAGATAAACTCCGACGTAGCCGACGATCCGCGTTACTCGCACGTGCTAAATCAGGTCGAAAACGGCGTCGCCGTCAGGATGGCGATCCTAGATACTCTCATCAAAAACAAAGGCGCAAAATGA
- a CDS encoding dihydroorotase, producing MKTLIKNGTIINHNGSQKANILIDGDKIALITADEPAADKVIDASGKLVMPGLIDMHVHFRDPGLEYKDDINTGSETAVAGGVTTCCPMANTNPVNDNAVVTRDMVAKARARGLIDLLPIGAITSKMDGKKCVEMGDMTQAGAVAFSDDGLPVASSDVMRYALEYSKHFGSFVINHSQDCSLCRGGHMNEGRVSAILGIKGMPREQEEIMVSRDLLLAKLTGGHIHIAHVSSEWSLKLIAQARAAGINVTCEATPHHFTYTEDELLGYDTNFKMSPPLRTRSDVDAIREGLKSGLIDVIVTDHAPHHNDEKFLEFDKAPFGILGLQTLVPMTLDLVRDGVIDYEKMAALTSYNAAKILKLKDKGVIAEGYLADIAIIDPNFEYLYDKNLNKSKSQNSPLLGKMLKGAAVITIKSGKTVFEFPNVVA from the coding sequence ATGAAAACTCTCATCAAAAACGGCACGATCATAAACCACAACGGTTCGCAAAAAGCAAACATACTAATAGACGGCGACAAGATCGCTCTCATCACGGCTGACGAACCTGCGGCAGATAAAGTAATAGACGCTAGCGGCAAGCTCGTGATGCCTGGCCTAATCGATATGCACGTGCATTTTCGAGACCCGGGCCTTGAGTACAAAGACGACATAAACACGGGCTCGGAAACCGCGGTCGCCGGCGGCGTAACCACCTGCTGCCCGATGGCAAATACAAATCCCGTAAACGACAACGCCGTCGTCACGCGCGATATGGTAGCTAAAGCTAGAGCTCGAGGCCTCATCGACCTGCTACCAATCGGCGCGATAACGAGCAAGATGGACGGCAAAAAGTGCGTAGAGATGGGCGATATGACGCAGGCCGGCGCAGTAGCGTTTAGCGACGACGGTTTGCCCGTAGCCAGCAGCGACGTGATGAGATACGCGCTTGAGTACTCAAAGCACTTCGGCAGCTTCGTCATCAACCACTCCCAGGACTGCTCGCTATGCCGCGGCGGCCACATGAACGAAGGCCGCGTCTCGGCGATACTAGGCATCAAAGGCATGCCGCGCGAGCAAGAAGAAATCATGGTCTCGCGCGATCTACTGCTAGCCAAGCTCACGGGCGGACACATCCACATCGCGCACGTTAGCTCCGAGTGGTCGCTAAAGCTCATTGCGCAGGCTCGCGCGGCCGGCATAAACGTGACCTGCGAGGCGACTCCGCACCATTTTACCTACACCGAGGACGAGTTGCTAGGATATGATACGAACTTTAAAATGTCGCCGCCGCTTCGCACCAGATCAGACGTGGACGCGATCAGAGAGGGGCTAAAAAGCGGCCTAATCGACGTCATCGTCACCGACCACGCCCCGCACCACAACGACGAGAAATTTTTAGAATTCGACAAGGCGCCTTTCGGTATCCTTGGCCTGCAAACCCTCGTGCCTATGACGCTAGATCTAGTAAGAGACGGCGTGATAGACTACGAGAAAATGGCGGCTCTGACGTCTTATAACGCGGCTAAAATTTTAAAACTAAAAGACAAAGGCGTGATCGCGGAAGGCTACCTCGCCGACATCGCGATAATCGATCCGAATTTCGAGTATCTCTACGACAAAAACCTAAATAAATCAAAATCCCAAAACTCTCCGCTGCTAGGCAAGATGCTAAAAGGCGCGGCGGTAATTACGATAAAAAGCGGAAAAACGGTGTTTGAGTTTCCAAACGTCGTGGCGTGA
- a CDS encoding amidohydrolase codes for MDEVAAKVEALKDEMVKNRRFFHSHPETGFFTFFTTAKIASELKKLGYSLKMGREIMKPEARAGLGSEKDKEKYLERAKSLLSADEREFLPVMEDGLTGVVAELDTGRPGKTLAFRFDIDGVDVTESKDETHRPFKEGFRADIDGITHACGHDGHITIGLAMAKLIAQNLDDFKGKFRFIFQTAEEGTRGAVPMEQAGVLEGVDYLLGGHIGFQAKTSGGIICGTNKLLATSKFDVNFTGRSAHAAGAPQEGANALLAAAQAALAMHGITRHADGVTRINVGVLRAGEGRNVIAPNGYIACETRGETTELNEFMFQKCMDIVAGVAQMYGVQYDVKLTGGTSGGDSSKEITDIYERAARQSPFIKDELIVRDLNFGACEDFAHFMHAVQKAGGKSGYLMIGTKLAAGHHNGAFDFDESALLSGTDVFLRSAYAINGKDA; via the coding sequence ATGGACGAGGTGGCAGCAAAAGTCGAAGCGCTAAAAGACGAAATGGTGAAAAATAGGCGGTTTTTTCACTCGCATCCCGAGACCGGATTTTTCACATTTTTTACGACGGCAAAGATCGCTAGCGAGCTAAAAAAGCTCGGCTACAGCCTAAAAATGGGACGCGAGATAATGAAACCCGAAGCCAGAGCGGGTCTTGGCAGCGAGAAAGATAAAGAGAAGTATCTAGAACGTGCAAAAAGCCTGCTAAGCGCCGACGAGCGCGAGTTTTTACCAGTGATGGAGGATGGGCTAACGGGCGTGGTAGCTGAGCTTGATACGGGCAGGCCGGGCAAGACGCTTGCGTTTAGATTTGACATCGACGGCGTGGACGTGACCGAGAGTAAGGATGAGACGCACAGACCGTTTAAAGAGGGCTTTAGAGCTGATATAGACGGCATCACTCACGCCTGCGGGCACGACGGTCACATCACGATCGGCCTTGCGATGGCTAAACTCATCGCGCAAAATTTGGATGATTTTAAAGGCAAATTTAGATTTATATTTCAAACCGCCGAAGAGGGCACCAGAGGCGCTGTGCCGATGGAGCAAGCGGGCGTGCTAGAGGGCGTGGACTACCTGCTGGGCGGTCATATCGGCTTTCAAGCAAAGACTAGCGGCGGCATCATCTGCGGTACGAACAAGCTTCTTGCGACGTCGAAATTCGACGTAAATTTCACGGGCAGATCGGCTCACGCGGCGGGCGCTCCGCAAGAAGGCGCAAACGCTCTGCTGGCCGCAGCTCAGGCGGCTCTAGCCATGCACGGTATCACGCGCCATGCCGACGGCGTCACGCGCATAAACGTGGGCGTTTTGCGAGCGGGCGAGGGGCGAAACGTCATCGCGCCAAACGGCTACATCGCCTGCGAAACGCGCGGCGAAACGACCGAGCTAAATGAATTTATGTTTCAAAAATGTATGGATATCGTCGCAGGCGTCGCGCAGATGTACGGCGTGCAGTACGACGTGAAGCTAACCGGCGGCACGAGCGGAGGCGATAGCAGCAAGGAGATTACCGATATCTACGAGCGCGCCGCGCGCCAGTCGCCTTTTATCAAGGACGAGCTCATCGTGCGGGATCTAAATTTCGGCGCTTGCGAGGACTTCGCGCATTTTATGCACGCCGTGCAAAAAGCAGGCGGCAAGAGCGGCTATCTGATGATCGGTACCAAGCTAGCCGCAGGGCATCACAACGGCGCGTTTGACTTTGACGAGAGCGCGCTACTATCGGGCACTGACGTATTTTTGCGCTCGGCGTACGCGATAAACGGCAAGGACGCGTGA
- a CDS encoding glycoside hydrolase family 3 protein, producing MKKFIAALFSALFLAGLPTALNAADVQAQEKPTLRKMIAQMIMVSFNGSDPKTAKEAVSEAKYQRFGGVMLLGKNISDKKNLKALTSAFKEAQKGIFIAIDEEGGQITRFKDKSGFETFISAQKVAKTLDLAAAGELYAKMAQQLKDVGVNVNFAPVADVLNPKSTIIGSRGRAFSADIDEVSLYASEFMKASQARGVIAAMKHFPGHGNVEADSHTAKVVIEKFDYTELKPYFDAVRKNEAKMIMVGHIYLMQRDSELPASLSPALIDGLLRGELKFDGVVISDDMLMGGLKDFTLQEKVINFINAGGDVMLFSDYKIDGRRTAELVTQLVVDAVGAKQIPKERIEESYERIMKLKNSIK from the coding sequence ATGAAAAAATTTATCGCAGCGCTTTTTTCGGCGCTATTTTTGGCGGGTTTGCCGACTGCGCTAAATGCTGCCGATGTGCAAGCGCAAGAAAAACCGACGCTTCGCAAAATGATAGCTCAAATGATAATGGTCAGCTTCAACGGCTCTGATCCCAAAACCGCCAAAGAAGCCGTCTCGGAGGCCAAATATCAGCGTTTTGGCGGCGTGATGCTGCTTGGTAAAAATATCTCGGACAAAAAGAACCTCAAGGCGCTAACAAGCGCATTTAAAGAGGCGCAAAAAGGCATTTTTATCGCTATAGACGAGGAGGGCGGGCAGATCACGAGATTTAAGGATAAGAGCGGATTTGAGACCTTTATCTCGGCGCAAAAAGTGGCAAAAACGCTCGATCTAGCCGCTGCGGGCGAGCTTTACGCTAAGATGGCACAGCAACTCAAAGACGTCGGCGTAAACGTAAATTTCGCTCCCGTGGCCGACGTGCTAAATCCAAAATCCACCATCATCGGCTCGCGCGGCAGGGCGTTTAGTGCCGATATAGACGAGGTTTCGCTGTATGCGAGCGAGTTTATGAAGGCCTCGCAAGCTCGCGGCGTGATAGCTGCGATGAAGCACTTCCCGGGACACGGTAACGTCGAGGCCGACAGTCACACCGCCAAGGTCGTGATCGAAAAATTCGACTATACCGAGCTTAAGCCATATTTTGACGCGGTTCGCAAAAACGAAGCTAAGATGATAATGGTCGGCCACATCTACCTAATGCAGCGCGACTCCGAGCTTCCAGCCTCGCTCTCGCCTGCGCTCATCGACGGCTTGCTACGCGGCGAACTCAAATTTGACGGCGTAGTCATCAGCGACGACATGCTCATGGGCGGGCTAAAGGACTTTACACTGCAAGAAAAGGTGATAAACTTTATCAACGCAGGCGGCGATGTGATGCTTTTTAGCGACTACAAGATAGACGGGCGCAGGACCGCAGAGCTCGTCACGCAGCTAGTCGTGGACGCAGTGGGTGCCAAGCAGATACCAAAAGAGCGCATCGAGGAGTCCTACGAGCGGATAATGAAGCTAAAAAATAGCATAAAATAG